From the Cohaesibacter sp. ES.047 genome, one window contains:
- the carB gene encoding carbamoyl-phosphate synthase large subunit has translation MPKRNDIQSILIIGAGPIIIGQACEFDYSGTQAVKALKEEGYRVILVNSNPATIMTDPEMADATYIEPITPEIVAKIIEKERPDALLPTMGGQTALNCALSLRKMGVLEKYNVEMIGATAEAIDKAEDRELFREAMTKIGLDTPVSRLAHNIPEALEALEVVGLPAIMRPSFTMGGTGGGVAYNREEYLEIIERGLDASPTKEVLVEESIIGWKEYEMEVVRDKNDNCIIICSIENLDPMGVHTGDSITVAPALTLTDKEYQIMRDASLAVLREIGVETGGSNVQFAVNPENGRLIVIEMNPRVSRSSALASKATGFPIAKVAAKLAVGYTLDELANDITGGATPASFEPSIDYVVTKIPRFAFEKFPGAEPSLSTAMKSVGEVMAIGRTFQESLQKALRGLETGLTGLNEIEIEGLGQGDDKNAIRADLAKATPDRLLKVAQAMRLGVPHEQIHETCKFDPWFLEQIQSIIDMEQRVRAHGLPTDAINLRKLKSMGFSDVRLAELAGTTAAKVLKLRHEMDVRPVYKRIDTCAAEFASPTAYMYSTYEPPFNGVSVCEANPSDRKKVAILGGGPNRIGQGIEFDYCCCHACFAMDEAGFETIMINCNPETVSTDYDTSDRLYFEPLTEEDVIEVLRKEQENGTLEGVIVQFGGQTPLKLAQALQDADIQILGTSPDAIDLAEDRDRFQKLLHKLDLMQPRNGIAYSIEQARIVADQIGFPVVVRPSYVLGGRAMEIVRTPDAFEKYIQKTLAELVPPDIRLKYPNDKTGQINAVLAQNALLFDSYLSGAIEVDVDCLCDGEDVVVCGIMEHIEEAGIHSGDSACSLPPYSLSEEIQEELARQTREMALALNVGGLMNVQFAVKDGDIYVIEVNPRASRTVPFVAKAIGKPVAKLASRVMTGEKLAALDLKLEKLDHIAIKEAVFPFARFPGVDTLLGPEMRSTGEVMGLDTDFAIAFAKSQLGGGTKVPSEGTAFISVKNDDKPRILSAVRRLKNAGFRIIATGGTQRYLSENGIECEKINKMLEGRPHIVDALKNGKVHLVFNTTEGVKALSDSRDLRRAALLHRVPYYTTVAGALAAAQGIEAYRTGNIEVRPLQDYFSH, from the coding sequence ATGCCCAAGCGGAACGACATTCAATCCATCCTCATCATTGGCGCCGGCCCGATCATCATCGGTCAGGCCTGTGAATTCGACTATTCTGGCACGCAAGCGGTCAAAGCTCTTAAAGAGGAAGGGTATCGAGTCATCCTGGTCAACTCCAATCCGGCGACCATCATGACCGATCCGGAAATGGCCGATGCGACCTATATCGAGCCGATCACCCCGGAAATCGTTGCCAAGATCATCGAAAAAGAGCGCCCCGATGCGCTCCTGCCCACGATGGGCGGTCAGACAGCGCTCAACTGCGCCCTGTCCCTGCGCAAGATGGGCGTGCTGGAAAAATACAATGTCGAGATGATCGGTGCCACCGCCGAGGCCATCGACAAGGCCGAAGACCGCGAGCTGTTCCGTGAGGCCATGACCAAGATTGGCCTCGACACGCCCGTTTCGCGCCTCGCGCACAACATTCCCGAGGCCCTCGAGGCCCTCGAAGTGGTCGGCCTTCCGGCCATCATGCGACCCTCCTTCACCATGGGCGGCACCGGTGGCGGCGTAGCCTACAACCGGGAAGAATATCTCGAAATCATTGAACGCGGCCTTGATGCCTCACCAACCAAGGAAGTGCTTGTCGAAGAGAGCATCATCGGTTGGAAAGAATATGAGATGGAGGTCGTTCGCGACAAGAATGACAACTGCATCATCATCTGTTCCATCGAGAACCTCGACCCGATGGGGGTTCACACCGGCGATTCCATCACTGTCGCACCAGCCCTGACGCTGACCGACAAGGAATATCAGATCATGCGCGACGCCTCACTGGCGGTTCTACGCGAGATCGGGGTGGAAACCGGCGGCTCCAACGTTCAGTTCGCCGTCAATCCGGAAAACGGACGTCTCATTGTCATCGAGATGAACCCGCGCGTCTCCCGGTCCTCTGCCCTTGCGTCCAAGGCAACCGGATTCCCCATCGCCAAGGTCGCAGCCAAGCTGGCAGTCGGCTACACGCTGGACGAATTGGCAAATGACATCACCGGCGGCGCAACACCGGCCTCGTTCGAGCCGTCGATCGACTATGTTGTCACCAAGATCCCCCGCTTTGCCTTTGAGAAATTCCCCGGTGCCGAGCCTTCGCTCTCCACGGCCATGAAATCCGTCGGCGAAGTCATGGCCATTGGCCGCACCTTCCAGGAATCACTGCAAAAAGCCCTGCGCGGCCTTGAGACCGGCTTGACCGGCCTGAATGAAATCGAGATCGAGGGTCTTGGTCAGGGCGATGACAAGAACGCCATCCGCGCTGATCTTGCCAAAGCGACGCCGGATCGTCTGCTCAAGGTTGCTCAGGCCATGCGCCTTGGGGTCCCGCACGAGCAGATCCATGAAACCTGCAAGTTCGATCCATGGTTCCTTGAGCAGATCCAGAGCATCATCGACATGGAGCAGCGCGTGCGCGCTCATGGCCTGCCCACCGACGCGATCAATCTGCGCAAGCTCAAAAGCATGGGCTTTTCCGATGTGCGTCTGGCGGAGCTGGCCGGAACCACGGCCGCGAAGGTCCTGAAGCTGCGCCACGAGATGGATGTGCGCCCTGTCTATAAACGCATCGACACATGCGCTGCCGAATTCGCTTCGCCAACCGCCTACATGTATTCGACATACGAGCCACCCTTCAACGGGGTTTCCGTTTGCGAAGCCAACCCTTCGGATCGCAAGAAGGTCGCCATTCTGGGCGGTGGACCGAACCGTATCGGTCAGGGCATCGAGTTTGATTATTGCTGCTGTCACGCCTGCTTCGCCATGGACGAAGCAGGGTTCGAGACCATCATGATCAACTGCAACCCCGAAACCGTTTCCACCGACTATGACACCTCCGACCGGCTCTATTTCGAACCACTGACCGAAGAGGATGTCATCGAAGTCCTGCGCAAGGAGCAGGAGAACGGCACCCTCGAAGGCGTGATTGTGCAGTTTGGCGGCCAGACCCCGCTGAAGCTGGCACAGGCCCTGCAAGATGCGGACATTCAGATCCTTGGCACGTCCCCGGACGCCATCGATCTGGCCGAGGACCGCGACCGCTTCCAGAAGCTTCTGCACAAGCTCGACCTGATGCAGCCGCGCAACGGCATCGCCTACTCCATCGAACAGGCTCGCATCGTCGCAGACCAGATCGGCTTCCCCGTGGTCGTGCGCCCGTCCTACGTCTTGGGCGGCAGGGCGATGGAGATTGTCCGCACGCCGGACGCGTTCGAGAAATACATTCAGAAGACCCTGGCCGAACTCGTACCGCCGGACATCCGCCTCAAGTATCCAAACGACAAGACCGGTCAGATCAACGCCGTTCTGGCTCAGAATGCTCTGCTGTTCGACAGCTACCTGTCCGGGGCCATCGAAGTCGACGTGGATTGCCTGTGCGATGGCGAGGACGTGGTCGTCTGCGGCATCATGGAGCATATCGAGGAAGCTGGCATCCATTCAGGCGACTCCGCCTGCTCCCTGCCGCCATACTCCCTGTCCGAAGAGATTCAGGAAGAACTGGCTCGCCAGACCCGCGAAATGGCTCTTGCCCTTAACGTTGGCGGTCTGATGAACGTCCAGTTCGCGGTCAAGGATGGCGATATCTATGTCATCGAGGTCAACCCTCGGGCCTCGCGGACGGTACCTTTCGTTGCCAAGGCGATCGGCAAGCCCGTTGCCAAACTGGCATCCCGCGTGATGACTGGCGAAAAGCTGGCCGCGCTCGATCTGAAGCTCGAAAAGCTCGATCACATCGCAATCAAGGAAGCGGTCTTCCCGTTTGCCCGTTTCCCCGGTGTCGACACGCTTCTTGGTCCGGAAATGCGTTCAACCGGTGAAGTCATGGGGCTCGACACGGATTTCGCGATCGCCTTTGCCAAATCGCAGCTTGGCGGTGGCACCAAAGTGCCAAGCGAAGGAACGGCCTTCATTTCCGTCAAGAACGATGACAAGCCACGGATTCTTTCGGCAGTCCGGCGCCTGAAAAACGCAGGCTTCAGGATCATCGCAACAGGCGGCACCCAGCGCTATCTCTCAGAGAACGGTATCGAGTGCGAGAAGATCAACAAGATGCTCGAAGGTCGCCCACACATCGTTGACGCCCTCAAAAACGGCAAAGTGCATCTCGTCTTCAACACCACCGAAGGTGTAAAAGCACTTTCCGACAGTAGGGATTTGCGCAGAGCAGCACTTTTGCATAGAGTACCCTACTACACGACCGTTGCCGGTGCCTTGGCAGCGGCCCAGGGAATCGAAGCTTATAGAACAGGGAATATTGAAGTCCGGCCATTGCAGGACTATTTCTCCCACTAA
- a CDS encoding DNA-binding transcriptional regulator, which produces MSKEQDKADAEAMLPEQFRAWRRSMGLKQKDAADLLGLKKRMIQYYEKGKREGKSVTIPKSVRLACYALSVGISDFDGANISKLDLSKVGDD; this is translated from the coding sequence GTGTCTAAAGAACAAGATAAAGCAGACGCCGAAGCCATGCTTCCCGAGCAATTTCGGGCATGGCGTCGCAGCATGGGTCTGAAACAAAAAGACGCTGCCGACTTGCTCGGTTTGAAGAAACGCATGATCCAGTATTATGAAAAGGGCAAGCGTGAAGGTAAGTCCGTGACGATCCCGAAGTCGGTTCGTCTGGCCTGTTATGCTTTGTCAGTTGGTATCAGCGATTTTGACGGAGCCAACATCAGCAAGCTGGATTTGAGCAAAGTCGGCGACGACTGA
- a CDS encoding neutral zinc metallopeptidase, translating into MRWRGRRESSNIEDRRGEARSNYSNRRMRLPLGGRRKGAPSLIVLVVIGGVLWMMGVSPTTILSMLMGGDMSMSQQTQTSQARSPKRSAAEEEMASFVKVVLAETEDVWGRIFQSAGKTYPEPSLVLFSERVQSACGSASAATGPFYCPSDEKVYIDLDFYNELKTRFEAPGDFAQAYVIAHEVGHHIQNITGVLPKFNEMRRSMSKLEANQMSIRVELQADCYAGVWGYYTNQKGLLEHGDLGEALNAATQIGDDALQKRMQGYVVPDSFNHGTSAQRKKWFTQGFEDGKISACDTFSVANP; encoded by the coding sequence ATGCGTTGGCGTGGTCGTAGAGAAAGCAGCAATATTGAAGATCGGCGGGGAGAGGCCCGAAGCAATTATTCGAACCGCCGAATGCGGCTGCCGCTCGGTGGTCGCCGTAAAGGGGCCCCGAGCCTGATCGTGCTGGTCGTCATTGGCGGGGTTCTATGGATGATGGGCGTTAGCCCGACCACAATCCTTTCGATGCTGATGGGCGGCGATATGTCCATGTCGCAGCAGACGCAGACCAGCCAAGCACGTTCTCCGAAAAGATCCGCAGCCGAAGAGGAAATGGCCTCGTTCGTCAAGGTCGTGCTGGCCGAAACGGAGGATGTCTGGGGGCGGATTTTCCAATCGGCAGGCAAGACCTATCCGGAGCCGTCTCTGGTGTTGTTCTCAGAGCGGGTCCAGTCTGCCTGCGGATCTGCCTCTGCAGCGACCGGCCCCTTCTATTGTCCGAGTGACGAAAAGGTCTATATCGACCTTGATTTCTATAATGAGCTCAAAACACGCTTTGAAGCGCCGGGCGATTTCGCTCAGGCCTATGTGATCGCCCATGAGGTCGGGCACCATATCCAGAACATCACCGGGGTCCTGCCCAAGTTCAATGAAATGCGTCGGTCTATGAGCAAACTGGAAGCCAACCAGATGTCCATTCGGGTCGAGCTTCAGGCCGATTGCTATGCCGGCGTCTGGGGCTACTACACCAATCAGAAGGGTCTTCTGGAACATGGGGATCTTGGTGAGGCGCTGAACGCCGCCACTCAGATCGGCGATGATGCGTTGCAGAAGCGGATGCAGGGCTATGTGGTGCCGGACAGTTTCAATCACGGTACGTCGGCCCAGCGCAAGAAATGGTTCACCCAAGGCTTCGAGGACGGCAAGATCAGCGCCTGTGATACCTTCTCGGTGGCCAATCCCTGA
- a CDS encoding Rho termination factor N-terminal domain-containing protein translates to MASAAQSNRSSIKDEDTYKALRRDGASKEKAARIANAQANSTMHPSRKGGKAPAYEEWSRDDLYERAKELDIDGRSNMKKDELIDALRDH, encoded by the coding sequence ATGGCAAGCGCAGCGCAAAGCAATCGTTCGTCAATCAAGGATGAGGATACCTACAAGGCCTTGCGGCGTGATGGGGCGTCGAAAGAGAAGGCTGCGCGCATTGCCAATGCACAGGCGAACAGCACCATGCATCCATCCCGGAAGGGGGGCAAGGCTCCTGCCTATGAGGAATGGAGCCGGGACGACCTTTATGAACGCGCCAAGGAGCTCGACATAGACGGACGGTCCAATATGAAGAAGGATGAGCTGATCGACGCACTGCGCGATCACTAG